Proteins co-encoded in one Lineus longissimus chromosome 11, tnLinLong1.2, whole genome shotgun sequence genomic window:
- the LOC135496014 gene encoding uncharacterized protein LOC135496014: MARILKVGGACKAAVKAKTCKGATAAAAAAAGHAAKGRKRQDYRQETMDLALKKVREEGMAIREASRVYELPRTTLQDKVHNRTPDVGKPGPKPVLTQAEEEELTKYVKYMSQIGHGRVKEELLDIVQKIIEKDGRPNPFKDGRPGKDWFKAFMARNPSLSIRTAEHLGLERAIVTPEKILKWFREMTEYFKDLDLLDIFEHPERLFNCDKSGFPLCVRTGKILAAKGVRSVYSFGNSNKSQITTMACFSAAGQYVPPLVIFPGKRMQNYLLQGADEFCHGISPNGWMDSEVFFEYIANHFYPVVKDMGMKLPIILFVDGHASHVNLETAKFCWDKGIHLYCFPSHCSHILQPCDLSFFKPLKDEWRKAVRRWQNENIGQCVTKKCFSAVFKGAYYATVSKEKAVNGFKEAGLFPLNPNAVDFSKTKPSSVLSPPSESALSSSSSSESGLAGSSSVSSIVVPSSALSDQSQVLANQLSPPPPTHVPLKENSHEDDGDIVILTPPLQAFESTLTEFQIAQFQKRYDEGYDLNTDRLFKERLHRYLMY; this comes from the coding sequence ATGGCAAGGATCCTGAAAGTTGGAGGTGCTTGCAAGGCAGCAGTGAAGGCCAAGACATGTAAAGGTGCTaccgctgctgctgctgctgctgctgggcATGCTGCCAAGGGTAGAAAACGCCAAGACTACCGACAGGAAACTATGGACCTTGCTTTAAAGAAAGTACGGGAGGAAGGAATGGCAATACGAGAAGCGAGCAGAGTTTACGAATTGCCAAGGACAACCCTCCAAGACAAAGTGCACAACCGCACCCCTGATGTCGGGAAACCTGGTCCCAAGCCTGTACTAACACAAGCAGAGGAAGAGGAACTTACTAAGTATGTGAAATACATGTCTCAGATCGGCCATGGACGTGTGAAAGAGGAACTGCTTGATATTGTGCAGAAAATTATTGAGAAAGATGGGAGGCCCAACCCATTCAAAGACGGTCGTCCCGGTAAAGATTGGTTTAAAGCATTCATGGCACGGAATCCCTCACTCTCCATTAGGACAGCTGAACATTTGGGCCTAGAAAGGGCCATTGTTACTCCAGAGAAGATCCTTAAGTGGTTCAGAGAGATGACTGAATATTTTAAAGATTTGGACTTGTTAGATATCTTTGAACACCCAGAGAGATTGTTCAACTGTGACAAGAGTGGGTTTCCACTCTGTGTAAGAACTGGTAAGATTCTAGCAGCCAAAGGTGTGCGTAGTGTCTACAGTTTTGGTAATTCAAATAAGAGCCAAATAACCACAATGGCTTGTTTCAGTGCTGCAGGCCAGTACGTGCCTCCCTTGGTGATCTTCCCTGGCAAGAGGATGCAAAATTACCTGCTTCAGGGGGCTGACGAGTTTTGCCATGGGATATCCCCAAATGGGTGGATGGACTCTGAGGTCTTTTTTGAATATATTGCAAACCACTTCTACCCTGTAGTTAAGGACATGGGCATGAAGTTGCCCATCATTCTGTTTGTGGATGGTCATGCCTCTCATGTTAATCTTGaaacagccaagttttgctgggACAAGGGGATACACCTCTACTGTTTCCCAAGCCATTGTTCTCACATTCTGCAGCCTTGTGACTTGTCTTTCTTCAAGCCATTAAAAGATGAATGGAGAAAAGCAGTCAGAAGATGGCAGAATGAGAACATTGGTCAGTGTGttacaaaaaaatgtttcagtgCAGTCTTTAAAGGAGCATATTATGCCACTGTCTCAAAGGAAAAGGCAGTAAATGGATTCAAGGAAGCCGGGTTATTTCCATTGAATCCAAATGCTGTAGACTTCAGCAAGACAAAACCATCTTCAGTTCTCTCTCCGCCCTCAGAGTCAGCcctttcctcttcctcctcctcggAGTCTGGCCTCGCTGGTTCATCCTCTGTGTCCAGTATTGTTGTCCCGTCCTCTGCCCTCTCAGATCAGTCGCAGGTCCTTGCTAATCAGCTTTCTCCCCCTCCTCCTACCCATGTCCCCTTGAAAGAAAACTCGCATGAAGATGACGGAGACATTGTGATCCTCACACCACCACTACAAGCATTTGAGTCCACTTTGACTGAGTTCCAAATCGCCCAATTCCAAAAACGGTATGATGAAGGGTATGATTTAAACACAGACAGACTTTTTAAAGAGAGACTTCATAGATATTTGATGTACTGA
- the LOC135496015 gene encoding uncharacterized protein LOC135496015, producing the protein MLSVSLLPSKPKHGTPAVTERPKATRSPLTPVPGPSSDIFTTPKLTGSRNAVVIRERKRDVEAAGAWKEAMDFQAAIEADVSDDEDGGQESVPCQTKSQFTQVNRRIRRPKHRSMRVQTNYEKPKTKVTVSIGTQTDEKVYSISSIDVKPNVSSSGTPTGTDPDHLPNIATGNCPQAKSASNEMEDGPGSESSDDESLEDTVDPLDKSYEPAESDISSEEVSDEEFNFIDNENEKDDPHCQTKYLVFHSKLMELFKICPVCCSPAKRHIRTLGTYLSIKQCCSNKLCSFERFWESQPFINRIPAGNLLLSSAILFAGSTAAKTLKVFSYLGCQAIKRGTFYQHQRQYLWPAVMTVWRENQQEVLQQVKDSRKPVVVGGDGRSDSPGHCAKYGSYSLLELNVNRILDVQLVQSNEEGVNHSVNMEKEGLIRCVRYLETEDVTISKIVTDRHVQINKWLRENLPDTDHRFDVWHLAKSLKKKVDKASKEKNCGILEEWRRSIINHLYWCAATTPDGDPNMMLAKWLSLDNHMHNKHKGHGGVYPKCGHGRIVGRQKGTKWLEQGSAASVKAGNIIDNAYFKPAVKKMSPGEQTSSIEAYHSLILHFAPKMTAFSFKGMLCRLLLSALHYNENGDREQATTEDGKLRWSVTFIKSKKGGYSVRPIKDDSSHGYVDKLMVEVQRRCRENDFDFEDNNIYIPPALCSSYDHPNKAEAVDSYNERHKRYSKSCYIQPSRKSTR; encoded by the exons ATGCTGTCCGTTTCACTTCTCCCCAGCAAGCCGAAACACGGGACCCCTGCAGTCACAGAACGTCCGAAAGCTACACGAAGCCCTCTCACCCCAGTTCCTGGTCCTTCATCAGACATTTTTACGACCCCCAAATTGACTGGAAGTCGAAATGCCGTCGTGATAAGGGAGAGAAAACGA GACGTGGAGGCTGCTGGTGCTTGGAAGGAAGCCATGGATTTCCAAGCTGCTATCGAAGCTGATgtcagtgatgatgaagatggtggTCAGGAATCTGTG CCTTGTCAGACCAAAAGTCAATTCACCCAAGTGAATAGGCGAATTCGGCGACCAAAGCATCGTTCGATGAGGGTGCAGACAAATTATGAAAAACCAAAGACCAAGGTGACAGTCTCAATAG GAACACAAACAGATGAAAAAGTGTACAGCATTTCCAGCATTGATGTCAAGCCAAATGTTTCCTCATCAG GAACACCAACTGGAACTGACCCTGACCACCTTCCAAACATAGCCACAGGAAATTGCCCTCAAGCCAAATCAGCTTCAAATGAAATGGAGGATGGACCTGGGTCAGAATCGTCTGATGATGAATCTCTTGAAGATACGGTTGATCCCCTTGACAAGAGCTATGAACCAGCTGAGAGCGACATCAGCAGCGAGGAGGTCTCTGATGAAGAATTCAACTTCATTGATAATGAGAATGA GAAAGATGATCCACACTGTCAGACGAAGTACCTGGTGTTCCACTCGAAATTGATGGAACTCTTCAAGATATGTCCTGTATGCTGTTCCCCAGCCAAGAGACACATCAGGACCCTAGGGACATATCTATCCATTAAGCAATGTTGTTCCAATAAACTATGTTCTTTTGAAAG attttggGAGAGCCAACCATTTATCAACCGTATTCCAGCTGGAAACTTGCTGCTCTCCAGTGCCATCCTCTTCGCCGGTTCAACTGCAGCCAAAACTCTGAAAGTCTTCAGTTATCTTGGATGCCAAGCGATAAAACGGGGCACCTTCTACCAGCACCAGAGGCAATACCTGTGGCCGGCAGTGATGACAGTGTGGCGGGAGAACCAGCAGGAAGTGTTGCAGCAAGTGAAAGATTCCAGGAAGCCAGTTGTTGTTGGAGGGGATGGTAGATCAGACAGCCCAgggcattgtgcaaaatacgGCTCCTACTCTCTCCTGGAGTTGAATGTCAACCGCATTTTGGATGTGCAATTAGTTCAA TCGAATGAAGAGGGCGTCAACCATAGTGTTAACATGGAGAAGGAAGGGTTGATTCGATGTGTTAGATACCTGGAAACGGAGGATGTCACTATTTCAAAAATAGTGACTGATCGGCATGTCCAAATCAACAAGTGGCTCAGAGAAAATCTACCGGATACAGACCATCGTTTTGACGTCTGGCATTTGGCCAAGA GTTTGAAGAAGAAGGTTGACAAGGCTTCAAAGGAAAAAAACTGTGGGATTTTAGAGGAGTGGCGGAGGTCTATAATCAATCACCTTTACTGGTGCGCTGCAACAACTCCAGATGGGGACCCAAATATGATGCTGGCCAAGTGGTTGTCGTTGGACAACCACATGCACAACAAACACAAAGGACATGGAGGGGTATATCCGAAGTGCGGCCATGGTCGAATAGTTGGGCGGCAGAAGGGCACGAAGTGGCTTGAACAAG GATCGGCAGCATCAGTGAAAGCTGGCAACATTATTGACAATGCCTACTTCAAACCggctgtgaagaaaatgtctccTGGCGAACAGACGTCAAGTATTGAGGCATATCACAGTCTCATCCTCCATTTTGCCCCCAAAATGACAGCATTCAGCTTCAAAGGGATGCTATGCAG GCTTCTCCTGTCAGCGCTACATTATAATGAAAATGGTGACAGGGAGCAGGCAACGACTGAGGACGGGAAACTAAGATGGTCAGTAACCTTCATCAAATCCAAGAAAGGTGGTTACTCAGTGAGACCAATCAAGGACGATTCTAGTCATG GTTATGTCGACAAGTTGATGGTAGAAGTTCAGCGCCGGTGCAGAGAGAACGACTTTGACTTTGAGGACAACAATATCTACATACCACCAGCACTCTGTAGCTCATATGATCACCCTAATAAGGCTGAAGCTGTTGACAGCTATAACGAAAGACACAAGCGATACTCCAAATCATGTTACATCCAGCCTTCACGAAAATCCACTCGTTGA